Genomic window (Sphingosinicella microcystinivorans):
CCGACGATCCGGCCGTCGCCGAACAGCAGCACCTCGTCCGCCATGTCGGCGATCACCGCATTGTGCGTGATGACGAACGTGGTGGTGCCGAGCTCACGGTTGATCGTGTCGATCGCGCCGAGCACGCGCACACCCGTCGCGCTGTCGAGCGCGCCAGTCGGCTCGTCGCACAGCAGCACCTCGGGCCGCTTGGCGATGGCGCGCGCGATGGCGACGCGCTGCTGCTCGCCGCCCGAGAGCTGGGCGGGGAAGTGGTCGAGCCGCGCTTCCAGCCCGACCAGCCCCAGCGCCTCGGCCGGGTCCATCGGGTCTTCGGCGATCTCGGTGATGAGCGAGACGTTCTCGCGCGCCGTGAGCGAGGCGATCAGGTTGTAGAACTGGAAGACGAAGCCGACGCTCGTGCGCCTGTATTCGGTGAGCGCGTCCTCGTCGCAGGCCGTCAGGTCGCGCCCGTGGAACCAGACATGGCCTTCGCTCGCCCGGTCGAGCCCGCCCAATATGTTGAGCAGCGTGGACTTGCCCGAGCCGGACGGCCCCAGCAGCACCAGCATCGCGCCCGCACGGACCTCCAGATCGACGCCGCGCAGCGCATGGACCATGTTCGGCCCGCTGCCATACGTCTTGGTCAGGCCCTCGACCCGATAGACGCTCCTCTCGGTCTCCCCGTTCGTCACGGCCGATCCCTAGCCGCCCATCGCGGCATGTTCGTCGGCGGCTTGCGCGGTCATGGCCAGTTCCCTTTCACGGCAGGCAGGATGTCTGCCGCAGCGCGGCCGGACCGTCCATAGCGCCGTCGCGGGCGGGATGATCGCCGCCGGGCCTTATTCCCCGCCGCGCGGCACGGCGTTCAGGAAGTCCTTGAAGTCCATCGGGAACGGGAACACGATCGTCGAGCTGCGCTCGTTCGCGATCACGTTCAGCGTGGAGAGGTAGCGGAGCTGCATCGCCTCGGGACGCTGGCCGAGGATTTCGGCGGCCTCCAGCAACTTCTGCGCGGCCTGCTGCTCGCCCTCGGCGTTGATGATCTTGGCACGCCTCTCGCGTTCGGCCTCCGCCTGACGCGCGATGGCGCGGACCATCGATTCGTCGATGTCGACATGCTTGATCTCGACATTCGTCACCTTGACGCCCCATCTGTCGGTCTGCACATCCAGCAGCTCCTGAAGGTCGGCGTTCAGCTTGTCCCGCTCCGCCAGCATCTCGTCCAGCTCGTGCTTGCCGAGCACCGAGCGCAGCGTCGTCTGGGCAAGCTCGCTGGTCGCCTGCATGAAGTTCTCGACCTGGATGGTCGCGCGCTCGGGGTCGATTACCCGGAAGTAGATGACGGCGCTGACGCGCACCGAGACGTTGTCGCGCGAGATCACGTCCTGCGTCGGCACGTCGAGGACCACGGTGCGCAGGTCCATGCGGACCATCTGCTGCACATAGGGGATGAGGATGATGAGCCCCGGCCCCTTGACGCCGGTGAAGCGCCCGAGCGTGAACACCACGCCCCGTTCGTACTCGCGCAGGATCTTGATCGCCGCCGTCAGGAACAGCAGCGCGATGATCGCGATGGGGAAGTAAAACGCCAGCGTGCCGAACATATCCATTTTCCGTTCTCCCAGAACTACCGCGCGGCGGCGGGAGGTGCCGCCGCGTCCATGTCGATGGGCTCCACCTCCAGCGTCAGGCCGTCGAGGGCCGTGACCCGCACCGGCGCACCAGCGGCGAGGCCGCCCGGTCCCCGCGCCCGCCAGCGTTCGCTGTGCACGAAGACGTGGCCCGCGCCGTCCTTCCAGTCGAGCACGGTGCCCTCGGCCCCGACCATCTCCTCGCGGCCGCTCACCACCTTCCGCCGGTGCGAGACAAGCGCGAGCCGGGCGATCACGACCGTCATGGCGAGGCTCGCGAGCGCGACGGCGCCGAGCACCGGCCACGCGATCCGGAACTGCGGCACGTCGGTGTCGATCAGGATCGCCGCGCCGAGGACGAAGGCGACGAAGCCGCCGATGCCCAGAATCCCGAACGACGGCGAGAACGCCTCGGCGGCCATCAGCGCGATGCCGAGCAGGATGAGCGCAAGGCCGGCATAGTTCACTGGCAACACAGCGAACGCGTAAAGGCCGGTCAGCAGGCAGATCGCCCCGATGGTGCCCGGATAGAGCGCCCCCGGATTCATGAACTCGAACAGCAGCCCGTAGACGCCGATCATCATCAGGATGAGCGCGACGTTGGGATCGGTGATGGTGCCGAGGAAGCGGGCGCGCCAGTCCGGCGCGACCTCGGCGAGAACGAGATTGCGGGTGTCAAGCGTGACCTCCTTGCCGCCGGCGACGACCGTGCGGCCGTGGAGCTGTTCGAGCAGATCGTCGGTGTCGCGGGCGACGAGGTCGATCACGTTCCGTTCGAGCGCCGCGCTCGCGGAAAGGCTGGCCGCCGTCCGCACCGCCGCTTCCCCCCAGTCGGCGTCGCGGCCCCTGAGCTCGGCGAGCGATCGGATATAGGCGACGGCGTCGTTGATCGCCTTCGCCTCGGCGGCGCCGGCGGCGGGCGCGGCCTCGTCCTTGCCGTCCTTGTCCTTTTCCTGCTGCGGCGGCGCGAACGGATTGCCGCCGCCGATCTGCACCGGCGTGGCCGCGCCGAGGTTGGTGCCGGGCGTCATCGCGGCGACGTGGCTGGCGTAGAGGATATAGGTCCCCGCGCTCGCCGCCCGCGCGCCGCTGGGGCTCACGTAGGTGACGACCGGCACGGGCGAGCGCAGGATCGCCCGGATGATGCCCCGCATCGCGCTGTCGAGGCCGCCGGGCGTGTCCATCCGGATGACGACGAGCGGAGCGTTCTCCTCGGCGGCGCGTTCGAGACCGCCGACGACATAGTCCGATGTCGCCGGGCCGATGGCGCCGTCGATGAGGAGCACCGGCGCCGTGCGCCCGGTCTGCGCGGCGCCCGGCGGCGTCCACAGCACCAGCGCGCCGAACAGCAGGCCGAACAGCGCCAGCGCCCGCCGCGGGCAGAAGGCTGAACCGGTACGCGCGATGCTGCATCTCCTTCTTCCAGAACGACTTGTTACGCCGGAAAGCAGGCACCGGGCACTACGTATCATCCCTGACCTGTCGCCGGGCGGGCAGCATTAGGGACTTGTGTCGGTAGCGCCGGTGCTTAGGCTTGATCCGGAACATGCCGCGTATCGCTCCGCGCGCGTCAGGACGCCCCTATGCAGAACAACGATGCCAGATCAGACCGCCCGCGAAATGCGCTGTCCGTCTGGTGGGGTGCGCCCGTCTTCGTTGCATTGGCCACGCTCGGCGCGGCGCTCCTCGAGCCGTACCTCGCGGACCGCCCGACATGGTTGCTGCTGACGGTCGCAGTCCTCGCCTCCGCGGCGACGGGCGGCGTCCGGGCCGCAATCCTCGCCGCGGTCCTGTCGGCGCTGGTCGGGCTCCTGCTTGTCGGCAGGCCGTTTCGCGACGCCGATCATCTGGTGCACGCAATCGGGTTCGCGGTCATTTCCACGGGTGTCATCCTGCTGACAGGGCGCCTGTCGCACTGGCGGAAAAGCGCGCACGTGCACGAGGCCGACGCCGACAGAAGCCTGCGCCGGGCCGCGGTGCTCGCGGAAGAGCTCGGCCTACTCATCGACAGCGCAACCAACTATGCCATCTACATGCTGGACCCGGAGGGCCGCGTCGCGATCTGGAACAAGGGGGCCAAACGCATCACCGGGTGGAGCGAGGAGGATATCCTCGGGAAGCCGACCGCGGTGTTCTACCCCGCGGAGGAAGTGGCCACCGGGAAACCCGCTGCCGATCTCGATCAGGCTCGGACCGAGGGCAGGTTTCAGGACGAAGGCTGGCGGGTCCGCAAGGACGGATCGGAGTTCTTCGCGGATGTGACCATCACGCCGCTCCACCACGCGGACGGCAGGCTGCGGGGTTACGGACGGGTCGTCCGCGACATCACGGACCAGAAGGCGGCCGAACGCGCGATCGCGACCCGCGAGGCGCAGCTCAACTCGATCCTTGCGAGCGTTCCGGACGCCATGGTGGTGATCGACGACGAGGGCACCGTGCTTTCGTTCAGCAACGCCGCCCAGCGGATGTTCGGCTACGGCGAAGCGGAGGTGCTGGGCAGGAACGTGTCCATGCTGATGCCGTCGCCGGACCGCGAGCAGCATGACGGCTATCTCGCCCATTATATCGAGACGGGAGAACGCCGGATCATCGGCACCACGCGGCGGGTGATGGGACGCCGCAAGGACGGGTCGCTCGTCCCCCACGAGCTTTCGATCAGCGAGGCGACGGGCGGTGGCAGGCGCATGTTCACGGGCTTCATGCGCGACCTCACCGAACGGGAGGCGACCGCGGCGAGGGTGAAGGAACTCCAGTCCGAACTCGTCCATGTCTCGCGCGTGAGCGCGATGGGCGCCATGGCATCGACACTCGCGCACGAACTCAACCAGCCGATCACGGCGGTCGTCAACTACGTCGAGACGGCGCACGCGCTGCTCGACGCCCCGACCGCCGAAACGCTCGCGCTGGTGCGGGAAGCCTTGGCGGATGCCGCGTCGGAATCGCTGCGCGCAGGCCACATCGTGCGCCACCTGCGCGACTTCGTCGCCCGGGGCGAGGTGCAGACCCGGGTCGAGGATCTCCCGGCGCTCATCGAGGATGCCTCCTCGCTCGGCTTCGTGGGCCTGCGCGAAAGCGGCATCGCAACCGTCCTGCGGGTCGACCCCGGCGCGACGCCGGTTCTGGCCGACCGCGTCCAGATCGAGCAGGTGCTGGTCAACCTGATCCGCAACGCCGCCGAGGCCATGACGGAAAGCCGCGCGCGTGTCCTGACGATCTCGACCGCGCCCGATACGACGCCCGGCATGATCCGCGTCACGGTTTCCGATACAGGTTCCGGTCTGGCGCCGAAAATCTCGAGCCAGCTCTTTCAGGCCTTTCGCAGCACGAAGCGCGACGGCATGGGCCTCGGCCTTTCGATCTGCAGGACCATCATCGAGGCACACGGCGGCAAGATCTGGGCCGATTCCGGTTCCGGTGAAGGAACGCATTTTCATTTCACCTTGAGACAGGCGGCCGCGGAGGTGCGCGATGGCGGATAAGCGAACGGTCCACATCATCGACGATGAAGAGGCGATCCGCCGTTCGGCGAGCTTCCTGCTGAAAAGCACGGGCTACGCGGTCGAGGCCTGGGCTTCGGGCGTCGATTTCCTCAAGGCCGCGCGCCATGCCGCCGAGGGCTGCATCCTGCTCGATGTCAGGATGCCGGAAATGGACGGTCTGGCGGTGCAGAAAGCCCTGAGCGATCAGGGCATTGCGATGCCCGTCGTGGTGCTGACCGGCCATGCCGACGTCAGTCTCGCGGTCAAGGTGATGAAGGCGGGCGCCGTCGATTTCATCGAGAAGCCGTTCGAGCGCGCCCATCTCCTCGAGGCCGTGGGATCGGCGTTCACCCGCCTCGAGGACAGGGACCGCAAGGCCAGCTCCGCCGAGGAAGCCGCGCTGGCCATCGCCCGGCTGACGCCGCGCGAGCGCGACGTGCTGGACGGCCTTGCGCGGGGCCTGCCGAACAAGACCATCGCCTATGATCTCAATATCTCCGCGCGCACGGTCGAGGTGCACCGCGCGAACATGATGGCGAAGCTCGGCGTTCGTTCCCTCTCGGACGCGCTGCGGATCGCCTTCGCGGCCGGGCTGGGCAGCAGGCAGGCCGAGCCGGACGCCGCACGTCCGGCGGACTTAGGAGGCAGCACCGCGCAGTGACTCCCGGCGCGGGTCAGGAGCAATACGTAGCGACAGGCCCATCGGGCGGGCGCATGAAAGGAGCCGACCGGAATCGGCCGGTCGGGAGCCGGAACTCCGCATGATTGTTCAGGCGCAGATCGAGCGCCCCCGCGTACTTCTCGTCGAGGACGACAGCGGCGTCCGCCGGTCAATCCAGCTTTTGCTTCAGGCGCGGGGCTATGATGTGAGGGCGTTTTCCAGCGCGTCGCTGGCGCTCGCCGATCCCGCCGCGGCCGACGCCGCCTGCCTCGTCACCGACTATCGCATGAACGGCATGGACGGCGCCGAACTGCTGCGGAGCCTGCGCGCGGCCGGATGGTCCCGGCCCGCGATCCTCATCACCGCGCACCGCACCGACTTCGTTGTAGCAATGGAGGATGAAACCTGCTTCGACGCCGTGCTCGAGAAGCCGCTGCTCGATCATCGGCTCCTCACGTGCGTCGACCGCGCCACGGGCCGCGGCGGATGAGACCCGGCGCGGCGGCCTATCCCGCCTGCGTCCGCGCCGCAGGGCTGCGTGCCCCCGCTTCCGCCCGCGCGATCTCGGCGACGGTGTGGACGAAGCTGTCGGGATTGAGCGAGATGGAATCGATGCCTTCCCGCACCAGAAAGGCCGCGAAGTCCGGATAGTTGCTGGGCGCCTGCCCGCAGATGCCGACCTTGATCCCGGCCCCGTGCGCCTTGCCGATCGCCTCGGCGATCATGCGCGTCACCGCCTCGTCGCGTTCGTCGAACAGGCCGGCGAGCAGGTCCGAATCCCGGTCCACGCCGAGCACGAGCTGGGTGAGATCGTTGGAGCCGATCGAAAAGCCGTCGAACCGCCCCGCGAACTGCTCGGCCAGGACCACGTTGGAGGGGATCTCGCACATCATGTAGACTTGCAGGCCGTGCTCGCCCCGCCGCAGGCCGTTTTCGGCCATCACCGCCAGCACGCGGTCGGCCTCCGCCGGTGTGCGGCAGAAGGGAACCATGACGATGACGTTGGCGAAGCCCAGCGTCTCGCGGACGCGCTTCAGGGCGCGGCATTCGAGCGCGAAGCCCTCCCGGTAGCGGTCATCGTAGTAGCGCGACGCCCCCCGGAACCCGAGCATCGGGTTTTCCTCCTTGGGTTCGAACGCGCTGCCGCCGATCAGATGCGCGTATTCGTTCGTCTTGAAATCGCTCAGCCGGACGATCGCCGGATGCGGGTGCCAGGGGCTCGCGAGCTTGGCGATGCCGCGCGCGAGGGTGTCCACGAAATAATCGGCCGGTTCGGCATAGCCGCGCGTCAGCTCCCGGATTTGCCGCTGATCCTCCGGGCTCGCCCGTTCGGGATGGACGAGCGCCATCGGATGCACCTTGATCAGCGAATTGATGATGAATTCCATCCGGGCAAGCCCGACGCCGCGCGCGGGCAGGCGCCACCACTGGAACGCCGCCGCGGGATTGGCGATGTTCACCATCACGTCCGTTCCGGTTTCGGGCAGCGCCCCGACATCGACCTCGGTCTGCTCGAAGGGAATGAGCCCCGCGTACACGGTCCCCACGTCGCCCTCCGCGCAGCAGAGGGTGACATCCTGACCGTCGCCGATCAGCTTGCTCGCCCCGCCGGTGCCGACGATGGCGGGCACGCCGAGCTCGCGGCTGACGATGGCGGCATGGCTGGTGGTTCCGCCATGATCGGTGACGATCCCGGCGGCGCGCTTCATCACCGGCACCCAGTCGGGATCGGTGGTCTCCGTGACGAGCACCGCGCCGTCCCGGAAGTGCGCGATGTCCGCCGCACTGCGGATGACGCAGGCCGCGCCCGACGCGATGGCGCTGCCGACGGCGGCTCCGGTCGCCAGCGGCGTGCCTTTTCCCTTCAGCCGATAGTGGCGGAAGGCGGTGGCGCTAGCACCCGCCTGCACGGTTTCGGGCCGCGCCTGCACGATGAACAGCACGCCGGATTCGCCGTCCTTCGCCCATTCCATGTCCATCGGCCGTCCGTAGTGCGCCTC
Coding sequences:
- a CDS encoding response regulator, which translates into the protein MIVQAQIERPRVLLVEDDSGVRRSIQLLLQARGYDVRAFSSASLALADPAAADAACLVTDYRMNGMDGAELLRSLRAAGWSRPAILITAHRTDFVVAMEDETCFDAVLEKPLLDHRLLTCVDRATGRGG
- the ppsA gene encoding phosphoenolpyruvate synthase; protein product: MPQPSIIWFDRIGIADVPAVGGKNASLGEMTVALSGAGIRVPAGFATTAAAYRAYLDANGLEPKISALLDAYHGQKATLQQTGQAIRALFLESEFPAGIADEIRAAYEELGRRTGSEAPATAVRSSATAEDLPDASFAGQQETFLNVRGPRALLDACRRCYASLFTDRAISYREAKGFDHMDVALSIGVQQMVRSDLAGSGVMFSIDTETGFPHAAVISAAWGLGETVVQGSVDPDKYIVFKPLLAVPGAEPIIEKERGGKAFKMVYAEGGSRRTRIVETKPAEREAFVLDDADILQLARWAVAIEAHYGRPMDMEWAKDGESGVLFIVQARPETVQAGASATAFRHYRLKGKGTPLATGAAVGSAIASGAACVIRSAADIAHFRDGAVLVTETTDPDWVPVMKRAAGIVTDHGGTTSHAAIVSRELGVPAIVGTGGASKLIGDGQDVTLCCAEGDVGTVYAGLIPFEQTEVDVGALPETGTDVMVNIANPAAAFQWWRLPARGVGLARMEFIINSLIKVHPMALVHPERASPEDQRQIRELTRGYAEPADYFVDTLARGIAKLASPWHPHPAIVRLSDFKTNEYAHLIGGSAFEPKEENPMLGFRGASRYYDDRYREGFALECRALKRVRETLGFANVIVMVPFCRTPAEADRVLAVMAENGLRRGEHGLQVYMMCEIPSNVVLAEQFAGRFDGFSIGSNDLTQLVLGVDRDSDLLAGLFDERDEAVTRMIAEAIGKAHGAGIKVGICGQAPSNYPDFAAFLVREGIDSISLNPDSFVHTVAEIARAEAGARSPAARTQAG
- a CDS encoding ABC transporter ATP-binding protein, yielding MTNGETERSVYRVEGLTKTYGSGPNMVHALRGVDLEVRAGAMLVLLGPSGSGKSTLLNILGGLDRASEGHVWFHGRDLTACDEDALTEYRRTSVGFVFQFYNLIASLTARENVSLITEIAEDPMDPAEALGLVGLEARLDHFPAQLSGGEQQRVAIARAIAKRPEVLLCDEPTGALDSATGVRVLGAIDTINRELGTTTFVITHNAVIADMADEVLLFGDGRIVGHRRNETRKPPSELSW
- a CDS encoding response regulator transcription factor — protein: MADKRTVHIIDDEEAIRRSASFLLKSTGYAVEAWASGVDFLKAARHAAEGCILLDVRMPEMDGLAVQKALSDQGIAMPVVVLTGHADVSLAVKVMKAGAVDFIEKPFERAHLLEAVGSAFTRLEDRDRKASSAEEAALAIARLTPRERDVLDGLARGLPNKTIAYDLNISARTVEVHRANMMAKLGVRSLSDALRIAFAAGLGSRQAEPDAARPADLGGSTAQ
- a CDS encoding slipin family protein — its product is MDMFGTLAFYFPIAIIALLFLTAAIKILREYERGVVFTLGRFTGVKGPGLIILIPYVQQMVRMDLRTVVLDVPTQDVISRDNVSVRVSAVIYFRVIDPERATIQVENFMQATSELAQTTLRSVLGKHELDEMLAERDKLNADLQELLDVQTDRWGVKVTNVEIKHVDIDESMVRAIARQAEAERERRAKIINAEGEQQAAQKLLEAAEILGQRPEAMQLRYLSTLNVIANERSSTIVFPFPMDFKDFLNAVPRGGE
- a CDS encoding NfeD family protein; this translates as MIRSARCLLSGVTSRSGRRRCSIARTGSAFCPRRALALFGLLFGALVLWTPPGAAQTGRTAPVLLIDGAIGPATSDYVVGGLERAAEENAPLVVIRMDTPGGLDSAMRGIIRAILRSPVPVVTYVSPSGARAASAGTYILYASHVAAMTPGTNLGAATPVQIGGGNPFAPPQQEKDKDGKDEAAPAAGAAEAKAINDAVAYIRSLAELRGRDADWGEAAVRTAASLSASAALERNVIDLVARDTDDLLEQLHGRTVVAGGKEVTLDTRNLVLAEVAPDWRARFLGTITDPNVALILMMIGVYGLLFEFMNPGALYPGTIGAICLLTGLYAFAVLPVNYAGLALILLGIALMAAEAFSPSFGILGIGGFVAFVLGAAILIDTDVPQFRIAWPVLGAVALASLAMTVVIARLALVSHRRKVVSGREEMVGAEGTVLDWKDGAGHVFVHSERWRARGPGGLAAGAPVRVTALDGLTLEVEPIDMDAAAPPAAAR
- a CDS encoding PAS domain S-box protein, whose product is MQNNDARSDRPRNALSVWWGAPVFVALATLGAALLEPYLADRPTWLLLTVAVLASAATGGVRAAILAAVLSALVGLLLVGRPFRDADHLVHAIGFAVISTGVILLTGRLSHWRKSAHVHEADADRSLRRAAVLAEELGLLIDSATNYAIYMLDPEGRVAIWNKGAKRITGWSEEDILGKPTAVFYPAEEVATGKPAADLDQARTEGRFQDEGWRVRKDGSEFFADVTITPLHHADGRLRGYGRVVRDITDQKAAERAIATREAQLNSILASVPDAMVVIDDEGTVLSFSNAAQRMFGYGEAEVLGRNVSMLMPSPDREQHDGYLAHYIETGERRIIGTTRRVMGRRKDGSLVPHELSISEATGGGRRMFTGFMRDLTEREATAARVKELQSELVHVSRVSAMGAMASTLAHELNQPITAVVNYVETAHALLDAPTAETLALVREALADAASESLRAGHIVRHLRDFVARGEVQTRVEDLPALIEDASSLGFVGLRESGIATVLRVDPGATPVLADRVQIEQVLVNLIRNAAEAMTESRARVLTISTAPDTTPGMIRVTVSDTGSGLAPKISSQLFQAFRSTKRDGMGLGLSICRTIIEAHGGKIWADSGSGEGTHFHFTLRQAAAEVRDGG